One Ciconia boyciana chromosome 9, ASM3463844v1, whole genome shotgun sequence genomic window carries:
- the SDR42E1 gene encoding short-chain dehydrogenase/reductase family 42E member 1, protein MEPENTAKERILITGGGGYFGFRLGCAIHQKEVDVILFDVVKPLQTMPEGIKFMQGDVCCLSELEEALRDVICVFHIASYGMSGREQLNQKLIEDVNVKGTENVIQACKSTGVSSLVYTSTYNVIFGGQIIENGDESLPYLPLHLHPDHYSRTKSLAEMKVLEANGAELGNGKGVLRTCALRPAGIYGPGEQRHLPRIVSYIERGLFKFVYGDPLSLVEFVHVDNLVQAHILASEALKANKKHIAAGQAYFISDGRPVNNFEFFRPLVEGLGYKFPTCRLPLSLVYFFAFLTEVVHSLVGHIYNFQPLLTRTEVYKTGVTHYFSMEKARKELGYEPQQYSLNEVVEWFRSQGCGPKLKKYTIMHLIRDGGLLLLLIAVMVSWFPSAVTFSL, encoded by the exons atggAACCAGAAAATACTGCCAAGGAAAGAATCCTCATTACTGGAGGAGGTGGTTATTTTGGCTTCCG TTTAGGTTGTGCCATACACCAAAAGGAAGTTGATGTGATTCTCTTTGATGTCGTGAAGCCACTTCAAACCATGCCAGAGGGAATAAAATTCATGCAAGGGGATGTCTGTTGCCTGTCTGAATTGGAAGAGGCTCTTAGAGATGTAATCTGCGTATTCCATATTGCTTCCTATGGAATgtctggcagggagcagctgaaCCAAAAACTTATAGAAGATGTTAAtgtgaaaggaacagaaaatgtcaTCCAAGCCTGCAAGAGCACAGGAGTGTCGAGTCTGGTTTATACAAGTACATATAACGTGATATTTGGAGGCCAGATAATAGAAAATGGGGACGAATCGCTGCCTTACCTACCTCTTCaccttcatccagatcactaCTCGCGGACCAAATCTTTAGCTGAAATGAAGGTGCTGGAGGCAAATGGTGCTGAGCTTGGAAATGGGAAAGGTGTATTAAGGACTTGTGCTCTCCGGCCAGCAGGCATCTATGGGCCTGGAGAACAAAGACATCTTCCAAGAATAGTTAGTTACATTGAAAGGGGACTGTTTAAATTTGTATATGGAGATCCTCTTAGTTTAGTAGAATTTGTACATGTAGACAATCTAGTTCAGGCTCATATCCTTGCCTCTGAGGCCCTCAAAGCCAACAAAAAGCACATAGCTGCAGGCCAAgcctattttatttcagatggcAGGCCTGtaaataactttgaatttttCCGACCATTAGTGGAAGGTTTGGGTTACAAGTTCCCAACCTGTcgtcttcctctctcccttgtCTATTTTTTTGCATTCCTTACTGAAGTAGTTCATTCTCTTGTAGGTCACATTTATAAttttcagcctctcctcactCGCACAGAGGTTTACAAAACTGGTGTCACGCATTACTTTAGTATGGAGAAGGCCAGAAAGGAGCTGGGGTATGAGCCTCAGCAATATAGCCTGAATGAAGTGGTTGAGTGGTTTAGATCTCAGGGATGTGGACCAAAGCTGAAAAAGTATACCATTATGCATCTTATTAGGGATGGAGGATTGCTCTTGCTGCTGATTGCTGTGATGGTCTCATGGTTTCCATCTGCAGTTACATTTTCACTCTGA